The proteins below are encoded in one region of Stigmatopora argus isolate UIUO_Sarg chromosome 2, RoL_Sarg_1.0, whole genome shotgun sequence:
- the fadd gene encoding FAS-associated death domain protein yields the protein MAYPRDLVTSAQRVDSDSHTELTTEQLECLKYLCVDKVGRRVSETIDSGVKLFQCLTERGELRQDKREILSELLKEIQRQDLSEKLISFQSQPHECAGTHLCDAKRAKLDIATDIIAENLGRDWRKLGRMLCIKEVKLDSISMSHPNNLDETVRELLKEWRERRGSEVRTEELIRALRACQQNLTADKVEDAWIIPQ from the exons ATGGCGTACCCACGTGATCTGGTGACGTCAGCGCAAAGGGTCGACTCTGACTCACATAC AGAGCTTACCACGGAACAGCTAGAATGTCTCAAGTATCTATGTGTGGACAAAGTTGGACGAAGAGTGTCGGAAACGATCGACAGCGGAGTCAAACTTTTCCAGTGTTTGACCGAAAGAGGTGAACTCAGACAAGACAAAAGAGAGATTCTGTCGGAACTTCTCAAAGAAATTCAACGACAAGATTTGTCGGAAAAGTTAATCAGCTTCCAGTCTCAACCACACGAATGTGCGGGCACCCACCTTTGTGACGCAAAGAGAG CCAAACTGGACATTGCCACAGACATTATTGCGGAAAATCTGGGCCGTGACTGGCGTAAATTAGGACGAATGCTGTGTATTAAGGAAGTTAAACTGGATTCTATCTCAATGAGCCATCCAAACAATCTGGATGAGACAGTCCGAGAGCTGCTGAAGGAATGGCGTGAGCGCCGTGGATCCGAAGTCCGCACCGAAGAGTTAATTCGTGCCCTCAGGGCATGCCAGCAAAATCTCACAGCTGATAAAGTGGAAGATGCCTGGATTATACCTCAATAG